A region of the Candidatus Poribacteria bacterium genome:
TAACTTTCCTTGCGGTTCGTTAAGGCGGATTTTGCGAAGAAGGCTTCTCTCCGTATATCCAGCCTGGTCTGCTTGGGTTACGTCCTAAGAACAGCCATCAGAGGAAGGGTTATCAGTTTGCCTCACAATGAGAGTCATCAGTTAAGAGAAACTTGAACAGTCAAACAACCTCTTTAACTGAAAACTGAAAACCGATAACTATTCATCACAGAATCCCGTATTTGTCATAAACTTCTCGCAGCGTTGCACCGGCGCGAAGCTCGTCGCGGGTCCGATTCTCTCCGCTTACTTTTTCCAGCGCAGCTTCAATCACGGTTGCTTCCACCGCTTGTGGGATCACAACAACACCATCAGCATCGCCGAACACGATATCGCCAGGATCAACCGCGACACCACCACATTCAATCGGAACGTTATACGCTATGACATCGCCGCGTCCGTTAGAGTCAACAGGCGACAATCCTGTCGTGAACACCGGAAACCCCATCGCTAAAATCTGGCGTGCATCTCGGATAAACCCTTCAATGATGGCACCACGCGCCCCACGTGCTCGCGCCGCTGTCGAGAGGAGTTCCCCCCAAAAACAGATGCGGGTACTCCCGTTCGTTGAGCAGATAAGAACATCGTCCTGTTTGAGGCTATCCACCGCCGCGATTTCCTGCTGATACGGTTCATCTGGAATCTCATAGACCTCTACACACAGCACAGGCATCGCGCGACCGACGACAATTGTCGTTGGGTTAAGGGGGCGGATGGTATGTCGCAATACCTGCTCGCGGTACCCGGCTGCGTCGAGTGCGTCCGAAATCACAGCGGCATATAACTGCTCTTCCATCATATCAAAGAGTTCTGTATCGTTGCGCCACTCAAAAGTTTCCATAGTTTATTGTTTATCTCCGCCAGCGGCTCGCTGCCCGATACTCAGTTTTTCTGGAGTTTTGGGTTTCCGCTGTGCCGTTCCTTATCCCGTCGGGTCTTTTTCTCCAAGTTTTTTTTGAAGGCATCTTCAAGTTCAACCCCTGTCTGATTCGCAAGACAGATAAGCACAAACAGGATATCCGCTATCTCCTCACCAATATCAAGGTCTTTCTCGTTTTCCTTGAAACTCTGCTCGCCATATTGACGCGCCATAATCCGTGCTAATTCTCCGACTTCTTCCATGAGAATGGCAGTATTGGTTAATTCTGAGAAATACCGGATTCCAAGGGTGTGGATCCAGTCGTCTACAATCTTTTGGCAATTTTCGAGTGTGTAGTCCATATCTATGAGTTCCATCTCCACTCTGGTAAGGT
Encoded here:
- a CDS encoding nucleotide pyrophosphohydrolase; translation: MELIDMDYTLENCQKIVDDWIHTLGIRYFSELTNTAILMEEVGELARIMARQYGEQSFKENEKDLDIGEEIADILFVLICLANQTGVELEDAFKKNLEKKTRRDKERHSGNPKLQKN
- a CDS encoding RraA family protein, translating into METFEWRNDTELFDMMEEQLYAAVISDALDAAGYREQVLRHTIRPLNPTTIVVGRAMPVLCVEVYEIPDEPYQQEIAAVDSLKQDDVLICSTNGSTRICFWGELLSTAARARGARGAIIEGFIRDARQILAMGFPVFTTGLSPVDSNGRGDVIAYNVPIECGGVAVDPGDIVFGDADGVVVIPQAVEATVIEAALEKVSGENRTRDELRAGATLREVYDKYGIL